The genomic interval CGAGGAGGCCTGGACCGGGCTCCTGACGGCCGTCGACCTCGACGCACCGGATGGCGCCGTCGCCGTACGCGTACGCGGGCGGACGGGCGAGCCGGGGGTCACGGTCCTCGGCGGGCCGTCCTCGCTGGTGGTGCTGCGCCACCGGGAGCCGGGCGAGCTGCTGATCCACCGGCACCGCGATCTGATGCGTTCGGCCCCCGCATGCCCTCCGGCGGTCCCGGTCCGGCGGATCGCGCTGCCGGACGACGACGGGCACGGCGACGCCCACGACCCGCTCACCGGCCGGGTGTTCGCCGCCGCCGGGTCCGGGGTGCATCGCGCACGGCGGGAGGGGGACGACCTCGTCGGCGAGGCCCCCCTGTCCTGGTCCGCCGGCGGGCGCTCCGGCGGGCGCGGTTACTACCTGCGGCTCGACCCCGTGCGGCGGATGCTCTGGTCCTGCGTGCGCGGCGGACCGGGCGACCCCGGGCAGTGGCCGGACTGGTCCAACGACGCCTGGTGGCACCAGCTCGACACCGGTGTCACGGGCCGGCTGGACCTGGGCCCCGGACTGGTCTTCCGGCTCGCGGTGACCGCCCGCCACATCGCGTACACCCGTGTCCACCCGGACGGCGACGAACTCGTCCTGCTCACCGTGCCCCCGGTCGCCGGAGCCCGCCCGGAGGTCGCCGCGCGCCTGCCCCTGCCCGCCATGTCCGGCGCGCCCCGGTCCGGCGGGACCCCCTGGGACGGCGTGCAGCGGCGGGCCATCGCCGCCTCACCCGGCGGGGGCCTGGTCGCGGTCAGCCGGGGAGGCCACGGCGAGGTCCACGTCTTCGACGCGGACCGGGCGGACCTGCTCACGACCCTGACCGTCCCGACCCCCCTGGACGACGGCGGCCACCTCGCCCTCCTCACCCCCGGGGACGGGGCGGAGGCCGACCCGGTCGGCCGCTGAGAGACGCGTCGCGGGTGGTGGCGCGGGGGGCGCCGTACCACCACCCACCCCCCCGGCGCTCAAACCACCTTCACCAGGAGGACTTGGTCACTCCCGGCAGGAACCCCGCGTGGGCCTGCTCACGCATCCGGACCCGGGAGAGCCCGAACCTGCGCAGATACCCCCGGGGCCTGCCGTCGACGCTGTCACGGTTGCGTACCCGCGTGGCGCTGGCATCGCGTGGCTGACGCCGCAACTCCTCGACGGCCGCGATCCGTTCGCGCTCCGGCGTCCCGGGTCGGCGGATGATCTCCTTCAGCTCGGCCCTGCGGGCGGCGTAGCGGTCGACGGTCTCCCGGCGTCGGTCGTTCCGCGCGATCTTGCTCTTCTTCGCCATCAGACCTTCCCTCCCCGCGCACGGATGCGCGCGACCGCGGCCTCGATGCCGATGCTGTCGACGGCCTTGATGGCCCGAGCACTCAGCGTGAGGCGCACATAGCGGCCCTCGCCGGGCAGCCAGTACCGCTTGCGCTGGATATTCGGGTCGAACCGTCGGGACGTCCGGCGGTGCGAGTGGGAGATGTTGTTGCCGAATCCCGGCTTGGAGCCGGTCAGTTGGCAGTGGGCGGACATGGAAAGTTACCTGCCTCTCCTTCGACGCATCCATTATTGAAAATGGAAACCATTGCCATATAGTAGCGCCCATGGCTCGCAACGAAGTACGCCCGGTCATCAAGCTCCGCTCCATCGCGGGGACCGGCTACACCTACGTCACCCGCAAGAACCGGCGGAACGACCCCGACCGGATGGTGCTGCGCAAGTACGACCCGGTCGCCCGACGTCATGTCGACTTCCGGTAGGAGCGCTGAGGCCGGGAAGCCCCGCCGCTCCCCCCGCGCACGACCCGGACCCGACCCCTAGGACACCTTCATGAAGCCCGGAATCCACCCCTCGTACGGCCCCGTCGTCTTCCGCGACAAGGCCGCCGACTTCGCGTTCCTGACCCGCTCGACCATGACCAGCGACCGCACCGTCACCTGGGAGGACGGCAACACCTACCCGGTGGTCGACGTGGAGACCTCCTCCGCGAGCCACCCCTTCTACACCGGCACCGCCCGCGTGCTGGACACCGCCGGACGCGTCGAGCGCTTCGAACGCCGCTACGGACGTGGTGAGGCCCGGTGAGCGAGCACCGCACGAAACTGCCCGTCGTCATCGTCTGCGGCCTGCACTCCGAGGCCCGCCGCGAAGTGGTGGAAGGGCTGCTGCGGGACGTCCCGCACAGCGTCGCGCTCCACCACGACCTGGCCACGGCCACCGGCGGAACCGTACGTCGCTCCCTGCGGGACGCCGGCGGCGAGCTGGATTCCGGCGAGACGCCGCTGGTCAACGCGTGCGCCTGCTGCGCGCTGCGCGAGGACCTCGTACCCGAACTCGAACGGCTCGCGGGGGACGGACGGACCCGCCTCGCCGTCCTGGAGCTCTGGGACTCCGTCGAGCCGAAGTCCATGGCCGAGGTGATCGCCGCGCACACCACCGCCGCCGAGGTCACCAACGTGTTCGCGGCGGTCGACCCCACCCTGGTCCTGCCCTGCCTCTCCAACGGCGACGATCTGGCCGAGGCCGGTCTCGCGGCGGCGCCGGCCGACCGGCGGACCATCGGCGACACCTGGGCCCGGCAGGTGGAGTACGCACCCGTGCTGGCCATGACGCCCAGCCCGGCGGCCGACGACGAGGACCATGCCCTGATCCGGCAGCTCAACCCGACGGCCCGTCAGGCCGACTCCGGATCGGCCGAGTTGGCTCGGCTCGCCTTCGCGGGATTCGATGTGGAGGCGGCGGACGCGGGCCAGCACCCGGCCTGTGCGCTGCTTCCGCAGGAGGCCGACGAGGCCGGGGTGGGAACGCTCGTCTGGCGGCGGCACCGCCCCTTCCACCCCGAGCGCCTGCTCGACGCGCTGGAGGACCTGAGCTGCGCGGCGGCCCGCAGCCGGGGCCGGTTCTGGCTCGCGGACCGGCCCGACACCCTGCTCTCCTGGGATGCCGCGGGCGGGGCGCTCTGCGTGGAGAACACCGGCCCCTGGCTCGCCTCGCTCCCGGACGCCGCCTGGTCCATGGTGCCGCCCTACCGACGGGCGGCCGCCGCGCTGGACTGGCACCCGGAGCACGGCGACTGCTGCCAGCACCTGGTCTTCGTCTCCCCCGGCCTCGACCGCGACGGCCTGACCGGCCTGCTGGACTCCTGCCTGCTCACGGACGAGGAGTACGGCTCCGGCCGGGAGACATGGAAGAACCTGCCCGCCGCGTTCGACACGCTCCTCGACCCGGTGCACTGACGCCCCGTCCCCCGCACCCCGCGACC from Streptomyces sp. CA-278952 carries:
- the rpmB gene encoding 50S ribosomal protein L28; the encoded protein is MSAHCQLTGSKPGFGNNISHSHRRTSRRFDPNIQRKRYWLPGEGRYVRLTLSARAIKAVDSIGIEAAVARIRARGGKV
- a CDS encoding CobW family GTP-binding protein; protein product: MSEHRTKLPVVIVCGLHSEARREVVEGLLRDVPHSVALHHDLATATGGTVRRSLRDAGGELDSGETPLVNACACCALREDLVPELERLAGDGRTRLAVLELWDSVEPKSMAEVIAAHTTAAEVTNVFAAVDPTLVLPCLSNGDDLAEAGLAAAPADRRTIGDTWARQVEYAPVLAMTPSPAADDEDHALIRQLNPTARQADSGSAELARLAFAGFDVEAADAGQHPACALLPQEADEAGVGTLVWRRHRPFHPERLLDALEDLSCAAARSRGRFWLADRPDTLLSWDAAGGALCVENTGPWLASLPDAAWSMVPPYRRAAAALDWHPEHGDCCQHLVFVSPGLDRDGLTGLLDSCLLTDEEYGSGRETWKNLPAAFDTLLDPVH
- the rpmG gene encoding 50S ribosomal protein L33, with protein sequence MARNEVRPVIKLRSIAGTGYTYVTRKNRRNDPDRMVLRKYDPVARRHVDFR
- a CDS encoding type B 50S ribosomal protein L31, with amino-acid sequence MKPGIHPSYGPVVFRDKAADFAFLTRSTMTSDRTVTWEDGNTYPVVDVETSSASHPFYTGTARVLDTAGRVERFERRYGRGEAR
- the rpsN gene encoding 30S ribosomal protein S14 codes for the protein MAKKSKIARNDRRRETVDRYAARRAELKEIIRRPGTPERERIAAVEELRRQPRDASATRVRNRDSVDGRPRGYLRRFGLSRVRMREQAHAGFLPGVTKSSW